A stretch of the Sulfuritortus calidifontis genome encodes the following:
- a CDS encoding DNA modification methylase, translated as MIDYARNPRKNDHAVDRMAAAIVEFGFRIPVVARSTGEVVDGHLRLKAARKLGLKTVPVVLSDELSDVQIKAFRLIANRSVSWAQWDEELLSLELAELSEAGYDLGLTGFSSEEIEELLAGITEDPATEDEAAAGSESSNADEDDVTPPAVAVTRPGDLWLLGKHRLLCADSRDAVAVARLLEGERAHLLFTSPPYANQRDYTTGGIADWDALMQGVFGAARGALREDTQILVNLGLVHRDNEWQPYWDGWIAWMRTQGWRRFGWYVWDQSVTVPGDWAGRLAPRHEFVFHFNRRSRKPNKIVPCKWAGHETHLRADGSSTAMRGKDGTVGAWCHAGLPTQDFRIPDSVIEVTRQRGRIGEGIDHPAVFPLGLPKFFIEAYTDAGEIVFEPFAGSGTTLLAGQLTGRPVRAIELAPEYVDVALRRWLQHHPGMEPVLSTTGQPFAEVAAERLGETAEAAE; from the coding sequence GCGCAACCCGCGCAAGAACGATCACGCGGTCGACCGGATGGCTGCGGCCATCGTAGAGTTTGGATTCCGGATTCCTGTCGTGGCCCGCAGCACAGGTGAAGTGGTGGACGGGCATTTGCGGCTCAAGGCGGCGCGCAAGCTCGGCCTCAAGACCGTCCCGGTAGTTCTGTCCGATGAACTCTCCGATGTTCAGATCAAGGCCTTTCGGCTGATCGCCAACCGGTCCGTCAGTTGGGCGCAATGGGACGAGGAACTGCTTTCGCTGGAACTGGCCGAGTTGTCGGAGGCGGGTTACGACTTGGGTCTGACCGGATTCTCCAGCGAAGAGATCGAGGAACTGCTGGCCGGCATCACTGAAGACCCTGCCACCGAAGATGAAGCGGCTGCGGGCAGTGAGTCCTCGAATGCGGACGAGGACGACGTCACACCGCCCGCGGTGGCGGTCACGCGCCCCGGCGACTTGTGGCTGCTGGGCAAACATCGGCTGCTCTGCGCCGACAGCCGCGACGCGGTCGCCGTCGCGCGCCTCCTCGAGGGCGAGCGGGCGCACCTGCTCTTCACCAGCCCGCCGTATGCCAATCAGCGCGACTACACCACCGGCGGCATCGCGGACTGGGACGCGCTGATGCAAGGCGTGTTTGGCGCTGCTCGCGGCGCGTTGCGCGAGGACACGCAAATCCTGGTCAACCTCGGGCTCGTGCATCGCGACAACGAGTGGCAGCCGTACTGGGACGGCTGGATCGCATGGATGCGCACTCAAGGCTGGCGGCGCTTTGGCTGGTACGTGTGGGACCAGTCGGTGACCGTGCCCGGCGACTGGGCCGGGCGGCTGGCGCCCCGCCACGAGTTCGTCTTCCACTTCAACCGACGCTCGCGCAAGCCGAACAAGATCGTGCCCTGCAAGTGGGCCGGGCACGAGACGCACCTGCGCGCCGACGGATCGTCCACCGCGATGCGCGGCAAGGACGGCACGGTCGGCGCCTGGTGCCACGCGGGGCTGCCGACGCAGGACTTCCGCATCCCGGACTCGGTCATCGAGGTGACGCGCCAGCGCGGCCGCATCGGTGAGGGTATCGACCATCCGGCGGTGTTCCCGCTGGGCCTGCCGAAGTTCTTCATCGAGGCCTACACCGACGCGGGCGAGATCGTCTTCGAGCCGTTCGCGGGCTCGGGCACCACGCTGCTGGCCGGCCAACTCACCGGCCGCCCGGTACGCGCCATCGAACTCGCTCCAGAGTACGTGGACGTCGCGCTGCGCCGCTGGCTGCAGCACCACCCGGGCATGGAACCTGTGCTCTCGACCACCGGCCAGCCCTTCGCCGAAGTCGCCGCCGAGCGGCTGGGCGAGACGGCGGAGGCGGCAGAGTGA
- a CDS encoding site-specific DNA-methyltransferase gives MNWLAERIEHWPIDKLLPYVRNARQHSEEQIARIAASIAEFGFVNPILTGADGVLVAGHGRLAAARKLGLATVPVVVLDHLTPTQRRALVLADNRLAELATWDDALLRIELEALQDDGFDLDLTGFDADALAELLADEEPQIEGRTEDDAAPDVPEEPVSRPGDVWRLGPHRLVCGDATTAEAYARLFPDGERADMVFTDPPYNVNYANSAKDKLRGKHRPILNDALGEGFYDFLFDALALIMAHTRGAIYVAMSSSELDTLQAAFRAAGGHWSTFIIWAKNTFTLGRSDYQRQYEPILYGWPEGATRHWCGDRDQGDVWQIKKPAKNDLHPTMKPVELVERAIRNSSRPGNVVLDPFGGSGTTLIAAEKSGRQARLIELDPKYADVIVRRWQDWTGRQATREADGLAFDQAASDSSAIAQ, from the coding sequence GTGAACTGGCTCGCCGAGCGCATCGAGCACTGGCCGATCGACAAGCTGCTGCCCTACGTGCGCAATGCCCGCCAGCACTCGGAGGAGCAGATCGCGAGAATCGCCGCATCGATTGCCGAGTTCGGCTTCGTCAATCCCATTCTCACCGGCGCCGACGGCGTGCTGGTGGCGGGCCACGGGCGGCTTGCCGCCGCGCGCAAACTGGGCCTGGCCACCGTGCCGGTGGTGGTGCTCGACCACCTCACACCGACCCAGCGCCGCGCCTTGGTGCTCGCCGACAATCGGCTCGCGGAGCTGGCGACCTGGGACGATGCCCTGCTGCGCATCGAACTGGAGGCGCTGCAGGACGATGGCTTCGATCTCGATCTCACCGGATTCGACGCCGATGCACTGGCAGAACTGCTGGCCGATGAGGAACCCCAGATCGAGGGCCGCACGGAAGACGACGCCGCGCCCGACGTGCCCGAGGAACCCGTCTCCCGGCCGGGCGACGTCTGGCGACTCGGGCCGCACCGGCTGGTGTGCGGCGACGCGACCACCGCCGAGGCCTACGCGCGCCTGTTTCCGGACGGCGAACGGGCGGACATGGTCTTCACCGATCCGCCCTACAACGTGAACTACGCCAACAGCGCGAAGGACAAGCTGCGCGGCAAACACCGCCCCATCCTCAACGATGCGCTGGGTGAAGGCTTCTACGATTTCCTCTTTGATGCGCTGGCGCTGATCATGGCGCACACCCGAGGCGCGATCTACGTCGCCATGTCCTCCAGCGAACTGGACACGCTGCAAGCGGCCTTCCGCGCCGCCGGCGGGCACTGGTCGACCTTCATCATCTGGGCCAAGAACACCTTCACGCTGGGCCGCTCGGACTACCAGCGCCAGTACGAGCCGATCCTCTACGGCTGGCCCGAAGGCGCGACGCGCCACTGGTGCGGCGACCGCGACCAGGGCGACGTCTGGCAGATCAAGAAGCCAGCGAAGAACGATCTGCACCCGACCATGAAGCCGGTGGAACTGGTCGAGCGCGCGATTCGCAATTCGAGCCGCCCGGGCAACGTGGTCCTGGACCCGTTCGGTGGCTCGGGCACGACACTCATCGCCGCCGAGAAGTCAGGGCGGCAGGCGCGGCTGATCGAGCTCGATCCGAAGTATGCGGACGTGATCGTGCGGCGCTGGCAGGACTGGACGGGGCGGCAAGCCACCCGCGAGGCGGATGGCCTGGCCTTCGATCAGGCGGCGAGCGACTCGTCGGCGATCGCGCAGTGA
- a CDS encoding DUF3489 domain-containing protein, which produces MSTITLTPAQHAILAHALEHSDGRIDWFPEHIQGGARRKVLDGLANRALIARQGEVWVVADAGYEALGVPRPGVRTAPRQSFVAKLDAVIARAEQAQTARDEADLEAAVNAAEATWAQDAHRSAEPRRPRADSKQAQVIAMLQRPEGATLRQIMDSTGWQAHTVRGTLAGALKKKLGLTIVSERSPGGERVYRLA; this is translated from the coding sequence ATGAGCACCATCACCCTGACCCCCGCCCAGCACGCGATCCTGGCCCATGCGCTCGAGCACAGCGACGGCCGAATCGACTGGTTCCCCGAGCACATCCAAGGCGGTGCCCGCCGCAAGGTGCTCGACGGCCTGGCCAACCGCGCCCTGATCGCCCGCCAGGGCGAGGTCTGGGTCGTTGCCGACGCAGGCTACGAGGCCTTGGGCGTGCCGCGCCCGGGTGTCCGCACCGCCCCGCGCCAGTCCTTCGTTGCGAAACTCGATGCGGTGATCGCCCGGGCCGAGCAGGCGCAGACGGCGCGCGACGAGGCCGACCTGGAGGCGGCGGTGAACGCCGCCGAAGCCACCTGGGCGCAGGATGCGCATCGCAGCGCCGAGCCCCGCCGCCCCCGCGCCGACAGCAAGCAGGCGCAGGTGATCGCGATGCTGCAGCGTCCCGAAGGCGCCACCCTCCGCCAGATCATGGACAGCACCGGCTGGCAGGCGCACACGGTGCGCGGCACCTTGGCCGGGGCGCTGAAGAAGAAACTGGGCCTGACGATCGTCTCCGAGAGATCCCCGGGCGGCGAGCGCGTCTACCGGCTTGCCTGA
- a CDS encoding phage terminase large subunit family protein: protein MDEFAYEGWDVIERAWREGLTPDPLLTVSEWADRHRVLSSKASSEPGRWRTARTPYLKAIMDCLSPTSPIERVVFMKGAQVGATETGSNWIGYVIHHAPGPMMAVWPTVEMAKRNSKQRIDPLIEESPVLCELIAPARSRDSGNTILAKEFRGGVLVMTGANSAVGLRSMPVRYLFLDEVDGYPLDVEGEGDAISLAEARTRTFARRKIFIVSTPTIAGASAIEREYEASDQRRYFVPCPHCSHRQWLRFEQLRWEKGRPETAAYVCESCETAIAEHHKTWMLEHGEWRATAEGSGKTAGFHLSSLYSPLGWRAWCEIAAAWEAAVSKESGSAAAIKTFKNTELGETWVEEGEAPDWQRLLERREDYAIGTIPAGGLLLTAGADVQKDRIEVSVWAFGRGKEAWLIEHRVLMGDTARDAVWKALGGMLAETWTHASGAAMPLARLALDTGFATQEAYAFVRAYRDARVMAVKGVRTGSMGGAALIGTPTAVDVSQAGKKLRRGIKVYAVAVGLAKLEFYNHLRQSAEVADDGVTVTYPAGFVHLPKIDAEFIQQLCAEQLITRRDRNGFPVREWQKVRERNEALDCYVYARAAAAASGLDRFEERHWRELERQLGLDSLPALETTTESINEATPRGGLPVSATRNTGRRVIRSPWLR from the coding sequence ATGGACGAGTTCGCCTATGAGGGCTGGGACGTCATCGAGCGCGCTTGGCGCGAGGGCCTCACGCCGGACCCGCTGCTCACCGTCTCCGAATGGGCCGACCGTCACCGGGTGCTGTCGAGCAAGGCCTCGAGCGAGCCGGGGCGCTGGCGCACCGCGCGCACGCCGTATCTGAAGGCGATCATGGACTGCCTGTCGCCGACCTCGCCCATCGAGCGCGTGGTGTTCATGAAGGGCGCGCAGGTGGGCGCGACCGAGACCGGCTCGAACTGGATCGGCTACGTGATCCACCACGCCCCCGGGCCGATGATGGCGGTGTGGCCCACCGTGGAGATGGCCAAGCGCAACTCCAAGCAGCGGATCGACCCGCTGATCGAGGAGTCGCCGGTGCTCTGCGAACTCATCGCCCCGGCGAGAAGCCGCGACTCGGGCAACACCATCCTGGCCAAGGAGTTCCGGGGTGGCGTGCTGGTGATGACCGGCGCGAACAGCGCCGTCGGGCTGCGCTCGATGCCGGTGCGGTATCTGTTCCTCGACGAGGTCGACGGCTATCCGTTGGACGTCGAGGGTGAAGGCGATGCGATCTCGCTGGCCGAAGCCCGTACACGCACGTTCGCGCGGCGCAAGATCTTCATCGTCTCGACGCCGACGATCGCGGGTGCCTCGGCCATCGAGCGCGAATACGAGGCCAGCGACCAGCGTCGCTACTTCGTGCCGTGTCCGCATTGCTCGCACCGGCAGTGGCTGCGCTTCGAGCAACTGCGTTGGGAGAAGGGCCGGCCCGAGACGGCGGCGTATGTGTGCGAATCATGCGAGACGGCGATCGCCGAGCACCACAAGACCTGGATGCTGGAGCACGGCGAGTGGCGCGCGACGGCGGAAGGCTCGGGCAAGACGGCGGGGTTTCATCTGTCGTCGCTGTACAGCCCGCTGGGCTGGCGCGCCTGGTGCGAGATCGCCGCTGCGTGGGAAGCTGCCGTCAGTAAAGAGTCGGGATCGGCCGCTGCCATCAAGACTTTCAAGAACACCGAGCTCGGCGAGACCTGGGTCGAGGAGGGCGAAGCGCCCGACTGGCAACGCCTGCTGGAGCGCCGCGAGGACTATGCCATCGGCACCATTCCCGCAGGCGGCCTGCTGCTCACCGCCGGCGCCGACGTGCAGAAGGACCGCATCGAGGTCTCGGTCTGGGCCTTCGGGCGCGGCAAGGAGGCCTGGCTCATCGAGCACCGGGTGCTGATGGGCGACACCGCACGGGATGCGGTGTGGAAGGCGCTGGGCGGGATGCTCGCCGAGACCTGGACCCATGCCTCGGGCGCGGCCATGCCGCTGGCCCGCTTGGCGCTGGACACCGGCTTTGCGACCCAGGAGGCCTATGCCTTCGTGCGCGCCTACCGCGACGCGCGGGTGATGGCGGTCAAGGGCGTGCGGACGGGTTCGATGGGGGGCGCAGCCCTGATCGGCACACCGACGGCGGTCGATGTCTCGCAGGCGGGCAAGAAGCTGCGCCGGGGCATCAAGGTGTATGCGGTCGCGGTGGGGCTCGCCAAGTTAGAGTTCTACAACCACCTGCGCCAGAGCGCGGAGGTGGCCGACGACGGCGTGACGGTGACCTACCCGGCCGGTTTCGTCCACCTGCCCAAGATCGACGCCGAGTTCATCCAGCAGCTCTGCGCCGAGCAACTGATCACCCGCCGCGACAGGAATGGCTTTCCGGTGCGGGAGTGGCAGAAGGTGCGCGAGCGCAACGAAGCGCTGGACTGCTACGTGTACGCCCGCGCCGCCGCTGCGGCCTCGGGGCTCGACCGCTTCGAGGAACGCCACTGGCGCGAACTGGAGCGGCAACTGGGGCTGGACAGTCTGCCAGCCCTTGAAACAACCACCGAATCCATCAACGAGGCCACCCCACGCGGTGGCCTTCCTGTTTCTGCAACCCGAAACACCGGCCGGCGTGTGATCCGCAGCCCCTGGCTGCGCTGA
- a CDS encoding phage head-tail joining protein: MAYTQADLDVLEAALAKGEKRVTFGDKTVEYRSVEELQAAIRQVKRDLFEQAVATGLWPGAPRQIRLHTTKGT, encoded by the coding sequence ATGGCCTACACCCAAGCCGACCTCGATGTGCTGGAAGCCGCACTCGCCAAGGGCGAGAAGCGCGTGACCTTCGGCGACAAGACCGTCGAGTACCGCAGCGTCGAGGAGCTCCAGGCCGCGATTCGCCAGGTGAAACGCGATCTGTTCGAGCAGGCCGTGGCCACGGGGCTATGGCCCGGCGCGCCGCGGCAGATCCGCCTTCACACGACCAAGGGGACGTGA
- a CDS encoding phage portal protein — MGWRTSQTPASWLSTLKRRLLGTSPTYDGVGGGRRALAWQVGNPGAVAALAYTQHELRAKSRDLARRNTWAAAGIEAFVANAIGTGIKPQSMVTDAAVREAIHALWWDWVEEADAAGLTDFYGLQALACRAMLEGGEALVRLRWRRPEDGLPVGLQLQVLEPEHLPVTLHRDLPSGNVIRAGIEFDRLGRRVAYHLTRSHPGDGSLAPMSGTGAAAGGLDTVRVPADEVIHLFRPLRPGQIRGEPWLARALVKLNELDQYDDAELVRKKTAAMFAGFITRLAPEDSLMGEGLPDAQGVALAGLEPGTLQILEPGEDIKFSQPADVGSSYGEFMRQQFRAVAAAMGITYEMLTGDLTQVNYSSIRAGLLEFRRRCEAIQHGVIVHQLCRPVWRAWMEQAVLEGALSLPGFARRRREFLAAKWIPQGWQWVDPLKEFNALKLAIRAGLMSRSEAISAYGYDAEDIDREIAADNARADDLGLVFDSDPRHDQASRPVPTPAPDTDFQD; from the coding sequence ATGGGCTGGCGCACCTCACAAACGCCAGCAAGCTGGCTCAGCACCCTCAAGCGCCGGCTGCTGGGCACGAGTCCCACCTACGACGGCGTGGGCGGCGGCCGCCGGGCCCTAGCCTGGCAGGTCGGCAATCCCGGGGCGGTCGCGGCGCTGGCCTACACGCAACACGAACTGCGCGCCAAGAGCCGCGATCTCGCGCGGCGCAACACCTGGGCGGCCGCCGGCATCGAGGCCTTCGTGGCCAACGCCATCGGCACCGGCATCAAGCCGCAGAGCATGGTGACGGATGCGGCCGTGCGCGAGGCCATCCACGCGCTGTGGTGGGACTGGGTGGAGGAGGCCGACGCGGCGGGCTTGACCGACTTCTACGGCCTGCAGGCGCTGGCCTGCCGCGCGATGCTCGAAGGCGGCGAGGCGCTGGTGCGCCTGCGCTGGCGCCGCCCCGAGGATGGTCTGCCCGTGGGGCTGCAGCTGCAAGTGCTCGAGCCAGAACACCTGCCGGTGACTCTCCACCGCGATCTGCCCTCGGGGAACGTCATCCGCGCCGGCATCGAGTTCGACCGGCTCGGGCGGCGCGTGGCCTACCACTTGACCCGCTCGCACCCGGGCGACGGGAGTCTTGCGCCGATGTCAGGCACGGGGGCTGCCGCAGGAGGGCTGGACACCGTGCGCGTGCCCGCAGACGAGGTGATCCACCTGTTTCGGCCCTTGCGACCGGGACAGATCCGCGGCGAGCCCTGGCTCGCCCGCGCCTTGGTCAAGCTCAACGAACTCGACCAGTACGACGACGCCGAGCTCGTGCGCAAGAAGACCGCGGCGATGTTCGCCGGCTTCATCACACGGCTCGCCCCCGAGGACAGCCTGATGGGCGAGGGGCTGCCCGATGCACAGGGGGTGGCACTCGCCGGGCTGGAACCCGGCACCTTGCAGATCCTGGAGCCGGGCGAGGACATCAAGTTCAGTCAGCCGGCGGACGTCGGTTCGAGCTACGGCGAGTTCATGCGCCAGCAGTTCCGGGCGGTAGCCGCCGCCATGGGCATCACCTACGAGATGCTCACCGGCGATCTCACCCAGGTGAACTACTCCAGCATCCGTGCGGGGCTCTTGGAGTTCCGCCGCCGCTGCGAAGCGATCCAGCACGGGGTGATCGTGCATCAGCTCTGTCGCCCGGTGTGGCGGGCCTGGATGGAGCAGGCGGTGCTGGAAGGTGCCCTGTCGCTGCCGGGCTTTGCGCGCCGGCGCCGAGAGTTCCTCGCTGCCAAGTGGATCCCGCAGGGCTGGCAGTGGGTCGATCCGCTCAAGGAGTTCAACGCCTTGAAGCTCGCGATCCGCGCCGGGCTGATGAGCCGCTCGGAGGCGATCTCGGCCTACGGCTACGACGCCGAGGACATCGACCGCGAGATCGCTGCGGACAACGCACGAGCGGACGACCTCGGGCTGGTCTTCGACTCGGATCCGCGGCACGACCAAGCATCGAGGCCGGTGCCGACACCTGCGCCCGACACCGACTTTCAGGATTGA
- a CDS encoding S49 family peptidase → MLPHLAARLFSTPLLVQRAKLDLILAVLSDRLNLAAPDVELAPPLPKASNPAAFPERSIAVIPIHGTLVKRTLGLEAASGLMSYAEIGARLEAALGDPQVAGIVLDIDSPGGETGGCFELARRVREAAAVKPIWAVANDAAFSAAYAIGCAAQRLFVTETGGVGSIGVIALHVDQSVKDTQEGLRYTAITAGARKNDYSPHAPLADAARAALQAEVDRLHALFVAHVAAMRGLDEDVVRATEAALFFGPQAVEAHLADGVAALPAVLTEFDRHLAAARRPSSPPRHAPTGKATLPRGTSTMTDSPSDAAPEPLGADAAAALVAEARREATQSAQAIVEMCLIAGVPDRAAEFIAAGRTDAEVRRALLEARAERSKESAVRSTHGPQDWGAPGADPAASPVVAAVKKLVTRE, encoded by the coding sequence ATGCTGCCTCACCTCGCCGCCCGCCTGTTCAGCACGCCCCTGCTCGTGCAGCGCGCCAAGCTCGACCTGATCCTGGCCGTGCTCTCCGACCGCCTGAATCTCGCCGCGCCGGACGTCGAACTCGCGCCGCCACTGCCGAAGGCTTCCAACCCTGCGGCATTTCCGGAACGTTCGATCGCCGTGATCCCGATCCACGGCACGCTGGTCAAGCGCACGCTGGGGCTGGAAGCCGCCTCGGGGCTGATGAGCTACGCCGAGATCGGTGCGCGCTTGGAGGCGGCACTTGGAGATCCGCAGGTGGCCGGCATCGTGCTCGACATCGACTCGCCCGGTGGCGAGACCGGCGGCTGCTTCGAGCTTGCCCGCCGCGTGCGCGAGGCGGCGGCCGTGAAGCCCATCTGGGCCGTGGCCAACGACGCCGCCTTCTCCGCGGCCTACGCCATCGGCTGCGCCGCGCAGCGGCTCTTCGTCACCGAGACCGGCGGCGTGGGCTCGATCGGGGTGATCGCGCTGCATGTCGATCAGTCGGTCAAGGACACCCAAGAGGGCCTGCGCTACACCGCGATCACCGCGGGCGCGCGCAAGAACGACTACTCGCCGCACGCGCCGCTGGCCGATGCCGCACGCGCGGCGCTGCAGGCCGAGGTGGACCGGCTCCACGCGCTCTTCGTCGCGCACGTGGCGGCGATGCGCGGCCTCGACGAGGACGTGGTGCGCGCGACCGAGGCCGCGCTCTTCTTCGGCCCGCAGGCCGTCGAAGCACATCTGGCCGACGGCGTGGCCGCGCTGCCCGCGGTGCTCACCGAGTTCGACCGACATCTTGCTGCCGCGCGGCGTCCGTCTTCCCCGCCGCGCCACGCCCCGACCGGGAAGGCGACCTTACCGCGAGGAACCTCCACCATGACCGATTCCCCCTCTGATGCTGCGCCCGAACCCCTGGGCGCGGATGCGGCCGCCGCCCTGGTGGCCGAAGCGCGCCGTGAGGCGACTCAATCCGCGCAGGCCATTGTCGAGATGTGCCTGATCGCCGGCGTCCCCGACAGGGCCGCTGAGTTTATCGCCGCCGGCCGCACCGACGCCGAGGTGCGCCGCGCCCTGCTCGAGGCGCGCGCTGAGCGCAGCAAGGAGTCCGCCGTGCGCTCGACCCATGGCCCCCAGGACTGGGGCGCCCCCGGCGCCGATCCGGCCGCCTCGCCGGTGGTCGCCGCCGTCAAAAAACTCGTGACCCGGGAGTAA
- a CDS encoding head decoration protein yields the protein MPTLTQAPTLGDLLKYEAPNLYSRERSTVAAGQYLPLGAVVGRMAATGKLKALDPSAADGTEVAAGVLGNAVDATLIDREDAILIARHAIVARGALVWPAGITAAQKAAAIAQLEARGILVRDSA from the coding sequence ATGCCCACGCTCACCCAAGCCCCCACCCTCGGCGACCTTCTGAAGTACGAGGCGCCAAACCTGTATTCGCGCGAGCGCTCGACCGTGGCCGCCGGGCAGTACCTGCCGCTGGGCGCCGTGGTCGGCCGCATGGCGGCCACCGGCAAGCTCAAGGCCCTCGACCCGAGCGCCGCCGACGGCACGGAAGTGGCCGCAGGCGTCCTGGGCAATGCGGTCGATGCGACGCTGATCGACCGTGAGGACGCGATCCTGATCGCCCGCCACGCCATCGTCGCGCGAGGCGCGCTCGTCTGGCCCGCAGGCATCACGGCCGCGCAGAAGGCCGCCGCCATCGCCCAGCTGGAAGCGCGCGGCATCCTGGTGCGCGACAGCGCCTGA
- a CDS encoding major capsid protein — protein sequence MLNPFDAPGFSMASLTAAINLIPNRYGRLEALNLFPAKPVRTRQVVIEEYAGRLNLLPTRPPGSPGTVGERGQRRLRSFVVPHIPHDDVVLPEEVQGIRAFGSETEMEAVAGVLARHLETMRNKHAITLEHLRMGALKGQILDADGSTIYDLFDEFDLSQAVIAFDLANANSDVKGHCYEVLAHIEENLKGEFMTGVHVLCSPEFFRALTGHKAVKEAYTNWQQGAILINDVRAGFVFAGITFEEYRGQASSPDGTVRRFIAAGEAHAFPLGTVDTFATYFAPADFNETVGTLGQPLYAKQEPRKFDRGTDLHTQSNPLPMCHRPGVLVKLTV from the coding sequence ATGCTCAACCCCTTCGATGCCCCCGGCTTCTCGATGGCCAGCCTCACGGCGGCCATCAACCTGATCCCCAACCGCTACGGGCGGCTGGAAGCCTTGAACCTGTTTCCGGCCAAGCCCGTGCGCACGCGCCAGGTCGTCATCGAGGAGTACGCCGGGCGCCTGAACCTGCTGCCCACCCGGCCGCCCGGCTCGCCCGGCACGGTGGGCGAACGCGGCCAGCGCCGGCTGCGTTCCTTCGTCGTCCCGCACATCCCGCACGACGACGTGGTGCTGCCCGAGGAGGTCCAGGGCATCCGGGCCTTCGGCTCGGAGACGGAAATGGAGGCCGTGGCCGGCGTGCTGGCGCGGCACCTGGAGACCATGCGCAACAAGCACGCGATCACCCTCGAACACCTGCGCATGGGCGCGCTCAAGGGCCAGATCCTGGACGCCGACGGCAGCACGATCTACGACCTGTTCGACGAGTTCGACCTGAGCCAGGCGGTCATCGCCTTCGACCTGGCCAATGCCAACAGCGACGTCAAAGGCCACTGCTATGAGGTGCTGGCCCACATCGAGGAGAACCTGAAGGGCGAGTTCATGACCGGCGTGCACGTCCTGTGCTCGCCTGAGTTCTTCCGGGCGCTCACCGGCCACAAGGCGGTCAAGGAGGCCTACACGAACTGGCAGCAGGGGGCGATCCTGATCAACGACGTGCGCGCCGGCTTCGTCTTCGCCGGCATCACCTTCGAGGAGTACCGCGGTCAGGCCAGCAGCCCGGATGGCACGGTGCGCCGCTTCATCGCCGCGGGCGAGGCCCACGCCTTCCCGCTGGGCACGGTGGACACCTTCGCCACCTACTTCGCGCCGGCCGACTTCAACGAGACGGTGGGCACCCTCGGCCAGCCGCTCTACGCCAAGCAGGAGCCGCGCAAGTTCGATCGCGGCACCGATCTGCACACCCAGAGCAACCCGCTGCCGATGTGCCACCGGCCCGGCGTGCTGGTGAAGCTGACCGTCTGA
- a CDS encoding head-tail joining protein: MVRVEDLYDAAERAGLLTPVVVGTTTVHCAFRAPDETVLDGLALARDFELEYAASRIHLALGDVVTIAGESYRVREVRALGDGRECRARLARLP; the protein is encoded by the coding sequence ATGGTCCGTGTGGAGGATCTGTACGACGCCGCCGAGCGCGCGGGGCTCTTGACGCCCGTCGTGGTGGGCACCACCACCGTGCACTGTGCGTTCCGTGCGCCGGACGAGACGGTGCTCGACGGCCTGGCGCTGGCGCGCGACTTCGAGCTCGAATACGCGGCCTCGCGCATCCATCTCGCACTGGGCGACGTGGTCACCATCGCCGGCGAGTCCTACCGCGTGCGCGAGGTGAGGGCGCTCGGCGACGGCCGCGAGTGCCGGGCGAGGCTCGCGAGGCTGCCATGA
- a CDS encoding DUF7210 family protein encodes MPNLSIELLKPHTHAGKRLAVGERLDIHEASARWLIAQGVARLVTPESSTPSLKPSRRDGSAVGTPSTHTPTGD; translated from the coding sequence ATGCCAAATCTCTCCATCGAGCTACTGAAACCCCATACCCACGCAGGCAAGCGCCTCGCTGTGGGTGAGCGCCTCGACATCCACGAGGCCAGCGCCCGCTGGCTGATCGCCCAGGGCGTGGCCCGGCTCGTCACGCCGGAGTCCTCGACCCCATCCCTCAAACCCTCGCGCCGTGACGGTTCCGCCGTCGGGACCCCATCCACGCACACCCCCACGGGAGACTGA
- a CDS encoding DUF6631 family protein produces the protein MTDEKADFQTFPPVPRVVTVAGTALELTPIRLGELPRLLAAVRPLAADLSAEPDWFDLLARHGEAVLELLAITTRRERAWVNDLSLEEAVTLAAAVFEVNADFFVRRVAPAIQGAAQRLAPILSAGTMPSPGSSPPATATPR, from the coding sequence ATGACCGATGAAAAGGCCGACTTCCAGACCTTCCCGCCCGTGCCCAGGGTGGTCACGGTGGCCGGCACCGCGCTGGAACTGACGCCGATCCGGCTGGGCGAGTTGCCGCGACTGCTGGCCGCGGTGCGGCCCCTCGCCGCCGATCTCTCGGCCGAGCCGGATTGGTTCGACCTCTTGGCCCGACATGGCGAGGCCGTGCTGGAGCTGCTGGCCATCACCACCCGGCGCGAGCGGGCGTGGGTGAACGATCTGTCGCTGGAGGAGGCCGTGACGCTCGCGGCAGCAGTGTTCGAGGTGAACGCGGATTTTTTCGTGCGGCGGGTGGCGCCGGCGATCCAGGGCGCGGCGCAGCGGCTGGCGCCGATCCTCTCGGCTGGGACGATGCCGTCGCCCGGCTCGTCGCCGCCGGCCACCGCCACGCCGAGGTGA